One Spirochaeta africana DSM 8902 genomic window carries:
- a CDS encoding OmpA family protein — protein MNRYVGVKIIHPRLQYAGLVRLDRAQQRQRRFAAVSENQTEAEVEVHLLEQRGRGRPRSVRLLHSCMITGLEPTPDRSGELIISGNYDGSHYLDIEVLLDGHPVHQQRLAVDPVPRRMSPLVPAAVALVAVLGLGLWLYLGSAGQMTPPAPAPLETRPARHPTAEDDRPATAERLAADSPTAERPATADQPATDQTTVDQPPTATEEPAATDSGIMADPEPPPEPDSLPDPSPAAPSAPADVVSDDPPEDSPASPEPRISPAAVLDEQRTVYFTSNQTFLTRETQQELRELARLLRSAPAAEVTLVGHTAIFGTEPEQYEISRERAENVHRFLRDAGWEPEQPPAIEWQGPSAPITEDVTRQSVNRRVEIYIRSSQ, from the coding sequence ATGAATCGTTATGTCGGAGTTAAAATTATCCACCCCCGGCTGCAGTATGCCGGGCTGGTGCGGCTGGATCGTGCCCAGCAGCGGCAACGCAGGTTTGCGGCGGTCAGCGAGAATCAGACCGAGGCCGAGGTGGAGGTACACCTGCTGGAACAGCGCGGCCGCGGTCGACCGCGGTCAGTACGTCTGCTGCACAGCTGCATGATAACCGGACTGGAACCGACTCCGGACCGCAGCGGCGAGCTGATTATCTCGGGAAACTATGACGGGTCACACTACCTTGATATCGAGGTACTGCTGGACGGGCATCCGGTGCATCAGCAGCGACTGGCGGTGGACCCGGTACCGCGACGCATGTCCCCGCTGGTTCCTGCTGCCGTTGCCCTTGTGGCCGTGCTTGGGCTCGGGCTGTGGCTGTACCTGGGCAGTGCGGGGCAGATGACGCCACCCGCCCCTGCCCCGCTCGAGACGCGACCAGCCCGGCATCCAACGGCCGAGGATGACCGCCCGGCAACGGCTGAGCGGCTGGCGGCGGACTCGCCAACAGCGGAACGGCCGGCAACGGCAGACCAGCCGGCGACAGATCAGACTACAGTGGACCAGCCGCCAACTGCGACAGAGGAACCGGCAGCCACAGATTCCGGGATCATGGCAGATCCGGAGCCACCACCGGAACCGGATAGCTTGCCGGATCCTTCACCTGCTGCCCCTTCTGCACCGGCGGATGTCGTTTCCGATGATCCGCCAGAGGATTCCCCTGCCAGCCCGGAACCCCGGATCTCGCCGGCAGCGGTGCTGGATGAACAGCGAACCGTTTACTTTACCTCCAACCAGACATTCCTGACCCGGGAGACCCAGCAGGAGCTGCGTGAGCTTGCCCGACTGCTCCGGTCTGCACCGGCAGCCGAGGTAACCCTTGTTGGACACACCGCGATATTCGGCACCGAGCCGGAACAATACGAGATAAGTCGCGAACGGGCGGAAAATGTGCATCGCTTTCTGCGCGATGCAGGCTGGGAACCGGAGCAGCCCCCTGCCATAGAGTGGCAGGGTCCATCTGCCCCGATTACCGAGGATGTTACCCGGCAATCGGTAAACCGCCGGGTGGAGATTTATATCCGCAGCAGCCAGTAA